A window of the Nocardia sp. NBC_01329 genome harbors these coding sequences:
- a CDS encoding MFS transporter, with the protein MLEVLGHQMFRRLFTAQVVALAGTGLLTVALGLLAYDRAGAEAGAVLGTALAIKMVAYVAVAPVVAAVTDRLPRRAVLVTADIVRAAVALGLPLVDQVWQIYVLIFVLQAASATFTPAFQSIIPSVLPAERDYSRALSLSRLAYDLEAVLSPLLAAVALTVMGYHWLFLGTVAGFFASALLVVTTALPLLPAPDRSVPLTARIVAGARVMGSRPVLRGLLALNLVVAAGTGLVLVNTVVYVRDLLGGSDTGVAIALSCFGGGSMLVALAMPRLLTTASDRTVMFTGAAVVPAALAVATVLLAVEPGPTVSWFVLALAWLTLGAATSLINTPTARLLRYRSDERERAAVFTAQFSLSHACFLLTYPIAGWVGVQAGHAIAAAVSTVVATLAAITAARLWPADEQVAPIPVAVG; encoded by the coding sequence ATGCTGGAAGTGTTGGGCCACCAGATGTTCCGGCGATTGTTCACCGCGCAAGTGGTCGCACTGGCCGGGACCGGGTTGCTGACCGTCGCGCTGGGATTGCTGGCCTACGACCGGGCCGGCGCCGAAGCCGGGGCAGTGCTGGGCACCGCGCTGGCGATCAAGATGGTCGCCTACGTCGCGGTGGCGCCGGTTGTCGCCGCGGTCACCGATCGGCTGCCGCGCCGCGCGGTGCTGGTCACCGCCGATATCGTGCGCGCCGCGGTCGCCCTCGGCCTGCCGCTGGTGGATCAGGTGTGGCAGATCTATGTGCTGATCTTCGTATTGCAGGCCGCCTCGGCGACGTTCACACCCGCTTTCCAGTCGATCATCCCCTCGGTGCTGCCCGCCGAGCGCGACTACAGCCGAGCGCTGTCACTGTCGCGGCTGGCCTACGACCTGGAAGCGGTGCTGTCGCCGCTGCTGGCCGCCGTGGCACTGACCGTGATGGGGTACCACTGGTTGTTCCTGGGCACCGTCGCGGGATTCTTCGCCTCCGCGCTGCTCGTCGTGACCACGGCGCTGCCACTCCTCCCGGCGCCGGATCGATCCGTGCCGCTGACGGCTCGTATTGTGGCCGGAGCTCGCGTGATGGGATCGCGGCCGGTGCTGCGCGGGCTGCTGGCGCTGAACCTCGTGGTCGCCGCCGGAACCGGGCTGGTGCTTGTCAACACCGTCGTCTACGTCCGAGACCTTCTCGGCGGCTCCGATACGGGTGTCGCTATCGCCCTGAGCTGCTTCGGCGGCGGGTCGATGCTGGTCGCCCTGGCAATGCCGCGGCTGCTCACCACCGCATCCGACCGCACGGTGATGTTCACCGGTGCCGCCGTCGTACCTGCCGCGCTGGCCGTGGCGACGGTGCTGCTCGCTGTCGAACCGGGCCCCACGGTCAGCTGGTTCGTTCTGGCCCTTGCCTGGCTCACCCTCGGCGCCGCGACCTCCCTGATCAACACCCCCACCGCGCGGCTGCTGCGTTACCGATCCGACGAGCGGGAGCGGGCAGCGGTGTTCACCGCCCAGTTCTCCCTGTCCCACGCCTGCTTCCTGCTCACCTACCCGATCGCCGGGTGGGTCGGCGTCCAGGCCGGTCACGCGATTGCCGCAGCCGTGTCGACCGTTGTGGCTACACTCGCAGCCATCACCGCTGCCCGCCTGTGGCCCGCCGACGAGCAGGTCGCACCCATCCCGGTGGCGGTCGGATGA
- a CDS encoding class I SAM-dependent methyltransferase: MNWELWQRSWDQQQEFYLPEREERFRVMAELVAAAVGPTPHILDLACGTGTISRHLFDRLPGARSVAVDIDPTMLAIARGSFEGDSRVTFATADLAESGWTECLPVEPFDAVLTATSTHWMKTEPLARLYADLAKVVRPGGVFVNADHMPDPETPMLNAIDEAMQSAHQDRARAMGALDWEQWWAKVAFDPGLTEEHAGSRAIFDRHTGGVEHPVAWHCLRLREAGFLEAGVAWRSISDAMVVAIR, translated from the coding sequence GTGAACTGGGAGTTGTGGCAGCGTAGTTGGGATCAGCAGCAGGAGTTCTATCTCCCCGAACGCGAGGAACGGTTCCGCGTGATGGCGGAACTGGTAGCGGCCGCGGTGGGGCCGACACCACATATTCTCGATCTGGCCTGCGGAACAGGCACGATAAGCCGGCACCTGTTCGACCGTCTACCGGGAGCGAGATCGGTCGCGGTCGATATCGACCCGACGATGCTGGCGATCGCCCGGGGATCGTTCGAGGGAGATTCGCGCGTCACCTTCGCGACGGCCGATCTGGCCGAGTCGGGCTGGACGGAATGCCTGCCGGTCGAGCCGTTCGACGCCGTCCTGACCGCGACGTCGACGCATTGGATGAAAACCGAACCATTGGCTCGCCTGTACGCCGACCTCGCGAAGGTGGTCCGGCCGGGCGGAGTGTTCGTCAACGCCGATCACATGCCCGATCCGGAAACCCCGATGCTCAACGCGATCGACGAGGCCATGCAGAGCGCACACCAGGATCGCGCCCGCGCGATGGGTGCGCTGGATTGGGAGCAGTGGTGGGCGAAGGTGGCTTTCGACCCGGGCCTGACCGAGGAACACGCGGGCAGCCGTGCGATCTTCGACCGGCACACCGGGGGTGTGGAGCACCCGGTCGCCTGGCACTGCCTGCGGCTGAGAGAAGCCGGGTTCTTGGAGGCCGGGGTGGCGTGGCGTTCGATCAGCGACGCAATGGTGGTCGCGATCAGATAG
- a CDS encoding phosphotransferase, whose amino-acid sequence MTTFLTPQQRAGRTSAAVDAAVAAGRELGLTVTDPLVLHDVFSVVVHLTPSPVVARIPTVVPNRDDTVALARRQQDELDVTHWLAGRGIPVIAPSPLVPLEPVQRDGFSMTFWSFVPEDRTEAPDYVANAESVADLHVALRTYPGHLKFLSAAEPQFIAESLAGLDRHPTLIGAAELDRARREWQILEPFVRSQTAFEARFPGIGLQPIHGDSPPANIFAGVDGDLYADFELVTLGPVEWDLAGLGPEHESAYNRGAQRNGTRSLDEDVLGFVNAVGMLRVVATLTLAPQLPELMEYLQPALDHWQTMPSPPAYPQP is encoded by the coding sequence ATGACCACCTTCCTGACACCGCAACAGCGCGCCGGCCGTACCTCCGCCGCCGTCGACGCAGCCGTCGCGGCGGGGCGCGAGCTCGGCCTGACCGTCACCGACCCCCTGGTGTTGCACGACGTCTTCTCCGTCGTCGTCCATCTGACGCCCTCGCCGGTCGTGGCCCGGATCCCCACCGTCGTGCCGAACCGTGACGACACGGTCGCCCTCGCGCGCCGCCAGCAGGACGAGCTGGATGTGACGCATTGGCTCGCCGGCCGGGGAATCCCGGTGATCGCGCCCAGCCCGCTCGTGCCGCTGGAGCCCGTTCAGCGGGACGGTTTCTCGATGACTTTCTGGTCGTTCGTCCCGGAAGATCGAACCGAGGCACCCGACTATGTGGCGAACGCCGAAAGCGTCGCCGACCTGCACGTGGCACTGCGTACCTACCCGGGCCACCTGAAATTTCTGTCCGCGGCCGAGCCGCAGTTCATCGCGGAAAGCCTCGCCGGCCTCGACCGGCACCCCACCCTGATCGGTGCGGCCGAGCTGGACCGCGCTCGCCGCGAGTGGCAGATCCTGGAGCCCTTCGTGCGCTCACAAACGGCTTTCGAGGCTCGGTTCCCGGGTATCGGCCTTCAGCCCATCCACGGCGACTCGCCACCGGCGAACATATTCGCCGGGGTGGACGGGGACCTCTATGCCGACTTCGAACTGGTCACGCTGGGGCCCGTCGAGTGGGACCTCGCCGGTCTCGGACCGGAGCACGAATCCGCCTACAATCGCGGCGCGCAACGCAACGGAACAAGATCGCTGGACGAGGATGTCCTGGGCTTCGTCAACGCTGTGGGCATGCTACGAGTCGTCGCCACCCTGACGCTGGCCCCGCAACTGCCCGAGCTGATGGAGTACCTCCAGCCCGCCCTCGACCACTGGCAGACGATGCCCTCGCCGCCGGCATATCCGCAGCCCTGA
- a CDS encoding lipase family protein — translation MGSTRLTYASTDTHDAPTTVVGTYLEPLQPWTGPGERPLVAYAGGTQGQGAECAPSAMLSQVIRYQPPADVVFEYDVIAIYQLLSRGMAVVMTDYHDLGTPGIHNFLNRKTQGYAVLDSARAALRLPGTGLGPESPVVLYGYSQGGMASAAAAELQPKYAPELNVRGAYVGGPPVSPQDFIARSDGRPGVAPAIAWILNGIAADYPDTRPALDAALNDTGKAIMRDSIGKCGGGLSSTFAQPQNTSQWTTSGQPLAVVIDGSPELKKALDEQRLGGSAPSVPVRIYSARNDDGPAPYPAVHGMASSWCSGGAAVQLDSDASVPAISAGFLGTHDVAFFPSLSTSQQWVTDRLADVPAPVNCAALP, via the coding sequence GTGGGGTCGACACGCCTCACCTACGCCAGCACCGATACCCATGATGCACCGACTACGGTGGTGGGAACATATCTGGAGCCGCTCCAGCCGTGGACCGGCCCGGGTGAACGCCCGCTGGTGGCGTATGCGGGTGGCACACAGGGGCAAGGCGCCGAATGCGCGCCCTCGGCGATGCTGTCGCAGGTGATCCGATACCAGCCTCCGGCCGATGTGGTCTTCGAATACGACGTCATCGCGATCTATCAACTGCTGTCCCGCGGCATGGCAGTGGTGATGACCGACTATCACGACCTCGGCACACCGGGAATTCACAATTTCCTCAACCGCAAAACGCAAGGCTATGCGGTGCTGGACTCCGCGCGTGCCGCCTTGCGGCTGCCCGGCACCGGCCTCGGTCCGGAGTCGCCGGTCGTACTCTACGGCTACTCCCAAGGCGGCATGGCCTCCGCTGCCGCGGCCGAACTGCAACCGAAGTATGCCCCCGAGCTGAACGTGCGCGGCGCCTACGTGGGCGGGCCCCCGGTGAGCCCGCAGGACTTCATCGCGCGCAGCGACGGCCGCCCCGGCGTCGCACCGGCCATCGCCTGGATTCTCAACGGCATCGCCGCCGACTATCCCGACACCCGTCCGGCGCTCGACGCTGCGCTCAACGACACCGGTAAGGCGATCATGCGCGATTCGATAGGCAAATGCGGCGGCGGCCTCTCCAGCACTTTCGCGCAACCTCAGAACACGTCCCAATGGACCACCAGCGGACAGCCGCTCGCGGTCGTGATCGATGGCTCGCCGGAACTGAAGAAGGCACTCGACGAGCAGCGGCTCGGCGGGTCCGCCCCCTCGGTGCCGGTACGGATCTACTCGGCCAGGAACGATGACGGCCCTGCTCCGTACCCGGCTGTGCACGGTATGGCCTCGAGTTGGTGCAGTGGTGGCGCGGCCGTTCAGCTGGATTCGGACGCCTCGGTGCCCGCCATATCCGCCGGATTTCTGGGCACCCACGATGTGGCCTTCTTCCCGTCACTGTCGACCTCCCAGCAGTGGGTGACCGATCGCCTTGCCGACGTGCCGGCCCCCGTGAACTGCGCGGCCCTGCCTTAG
- a CDS encoding alkane 1-monooxygenase, whose protein sequence is MTILRHANVRDPKRYLWILSTVAPGCALLPAQLVSSTGLALFWWIGPILVLVVIPTLDVIVGSDGTSPRDEDYEALSNDRYYRWCTFLFLPIQLIGLAIAGYMWSGHELQLVDKLGLTATLGIVSGIGINAAHELGHRAEHLERRLARIALAQSGYGHFFIEHNRGHHVRVATPEDPASSRFGESLWAFIPRSVRGGFRSALTLERELLSRKGRKWFSRDNHLLQAWSMSVVLFGSMIIVFGPVVIPFLALQAVIGIGLLETVNYIEHYGLLRARRADGRYERCSPRHSWNSDRLVTNIFLLHLQRHSDHHANPGRRYQTLRSSQEAPQLPFGYATMILIAAVPPLWRAVMDHRVLAHYGGDITLVNSKPRR, encoded by the coding sequence ATGACAATCCTCAGACACGCGAATGTCCGCGATCCCAAACGTTATCTCTGGATTCTGAGCACCGTGGCGCCGGGTTGTGCGCTCTTGCCTGCCCAGCTGGTGAGCTCTACGGGACTGGCGCTGTTCTGGTGGATCGGTCCGATCCTCGTGTTGGTGGTGATCCCGACACTCGACGTAATCGTGGGCAGTGACGGAACCAGCCCGCGAGACGAAGACTATGAAGCGTTGTCCAACGATCGTTATTATCGCTGGTGCACATTCCTTTTCCTGCCCATTCAGTTGATCGGCCTGGCCATCGCGGGATACATGTGGTCCGGCCACGAACTGCAGCTCGTCGACAAACTCGGGCTGACCGCAACGCTGGGAATTGTTTCCGGTATCGGTATCAATGCGGCCCACGAACTCGGTCATCGGGCCGAACATCTCGAACGCCGGCTGGCGAGAATCGCGCTGGCGCAATCCGGTTACGGTCATTTTTTCATCGAGCACAACCGTGGCCATCACGTCCGCGTCGCCACTCCCGAGGACCCGGCAAGCTCCCGCTTCGGCGAGTCGTTGTGGGCGTTCATACCGCGCAGTGTGAGAGGCGGCTTCCGCTCGGCGCTCACGCTGGAAAGGGAACTTCTGTCCCGTAAGGGAAGAAAGTGGTTCAGCCGGGACAACCATCTGTTGCAGGCATGGTCGATGAGCGTCGTCTTGTTCGGTTCGATGATTATCGTCTTCGGTCCCGTCGTCATCCCATTCCTGGCACTGCAGGCCGTGATCGGCATCGGATTGCTCGAGACCGTGAACTACATCGAGCACTACGGTTTGCTACGAGCGCGCCGAGCCGACGGCCGATACGAGCGGTGCTCACCACGCCACAGCTGGAACAGCGACCGTCTGGTCACCAATATCTTCCTTCTCCACCTCCAGCGCCACAGCGACCACCACGCCAACCCCGGCCGCCGCTACCAGACTCTGCGCAGCTCCCAAGAGGCTCCACAGCTGCCGTTCGGTTACGCCACCATGATCCTGATCGCCGCCGTCCCGCCGCTGTGGCGCGCGGTAATGGATCACCGGGTCCTCGCCCACTACGGCGGCGACATCACGCTCGTCAACAGCAAACCTCGAAGGTGA
- a CDS encoding LLM class flavin-dependent oxidoreductase, translated as MRYGFISHVVGDGDSADVLRDNIDLAGYAEDLGFDSFWVAQHHFGAQRGHCPSPLVLLAAIAQRTARIRLGTAVVVGSLEDPIRLAEDAAMVDSLSFGRLELGLGAGADEATSRLFGRDHDQRHQRFTETVHRLRELFSAGSDLVPGTPELAHRLWIGTASGPGFALAAELDLGVLTGRTSSPRGPRDEIAAGRVAAYRAAQLASATVSPGGSVAVDPQ; from the coding sequence ATGCGGTACGGATTCATCTCGCATGTCGTCGGTGACGGTGATTCTGCCGATGTCCTGCGGGACAACATCGACCTCGCCGGGTACGCGGAGGACCTGGGTTTCGATTCCTTCTGGGTCGCGCAGCATCATTTCGGAGCGCAACGCGGGCACTGTCCGTCGCCGCTGGTCCTGCTGGCTGCGATAGCACAGCGAACCGCACGGATCCGCCTGGGTACCGCCGTGGTCGTCGGATCCCTGGAGGATCCGATCCGGTTGGCCGAAGACGCCGCGATGGTCGATTCGCTGAGCTTCGGTCGGCTCGAACTCGGCCTCGGAGCGGGCGCGGACGAGGCGACTTCACGGTTGTTCGGCCGCGACCACGACCAGCGGCACCAGCGGTTCACCGAGACCGTGCATCGACTACGCGAGTTGTTCTCGGCCGGTAGCGACCTGGTCCCGGGCACCCCCGAACTGGCGCACCGACTGTGGATCGGTACCGCCTCCGGTCCGGGATTCGCGCTCGCCGCCGAACTCGACCTCGGGGTGCTCACCGGAAGGACCTCGTCGCCGCGGGGACCCCGCGACGAGATCGCGGCCGGACGGGTCGCCGCGTACCGGGCGGCACAGCTCGCGTCCGCGACGGTCAGTCCGGGGGGATCCGTTGCGGTCGATCCGCAGTGA
- a CDS encoding cyclopropane-fatty-acyl-phospholipid synthase family protein produces the protein MGNKATIATVFEPLLRATLGPRPALGFEFWDGSTIRPHRESSGTMRVRSEDALRHLVWAPGELGLARAFVSGTVDLDGDIFTMLRALQSTATNDTRLGLGAAWQAIAAARQLGALGRRPQRPPEEARPQRGPLHTKRRDAAAISHHYDVGNDFYRLVLGPSMTYSCARFVPDDGGSLEEAQRAKHDLVCRKLGLAEQKAARLLDVGCGWGSMAMHAASTYGAQVVGVTISSAQVELARRRVADAGLSGSVEIRLADYRDLRGEEFDAISSIGMFEHVGSERAAQYFDTLRALLRPRGRLLNHAISSPGGSIMQNRSFVGRYVFPDGELVDVGEVVLAMERAGFEVRDVEALREHYALTLRNWVANLESAWEQAVSLVGEGRARIWRLYMAASALGFEDGGLGIHQALGVVPERTGNADMPATRRAWG, from the coding sequence ATGGGTAACAAGGCCACGATCGCGACCGTGTTCGAACCTCTGCTGCGTGCCACCTTGGGCCCGCGCCCTGCGCTGGGGTTCGAATTCTGGGACGGCAGCACGATCCGACCCCACCGTGAAAGCTCCGGCACCATGCGCGTGCGATCCGAGGATGCGCTGCGCCACCTGGTCTGGGCGCCCGGGGAACTCGGCCTGGCGCGTGCGTTCGTCTCCGGCACAGTGGATCTCGACGGCGATATCTTCACGATGCTTCGAGCACTGCAGTCGACCGCGACGAACGACACCCGCCTCGGTCTCGGGGCGGCCTGGCAGGCCATCGCCGCGGCGCGGCAACTCGGAGCGCTCGGTCGCCGTCCGCAGCGCCCCCCGGAGGAGGCGCGACCGCAGCGCGGGCCGTTGCACACCAAACGTCGCGACGCGGCGGCGATCAGTCATCACTACGACGTCGGCAACGACTTCTACCGGCTGGTGCTCGGACCGAGCATGACCTACTCCTGCGCGCGGTTCGTGCCGGACGACGGCGGCTCATTGGAGGAGGCCCAGCGCGCGAAGCACGACCTGGTCTGCCGCAAATTGGGCTTGGCCGAGCAGAAGGCCGCGCGCCTGCTCGACGTGGGATGCGGCTGGGGATCCATGGCGATGCACGCGGCGTCGACCTATGGGGCGCAGGTCGTCGGCGTCACTATCAGCAGTGCTCAGGTAGAGCTCGCCCGCCGGCGAGTCGCAGACGCGGGCCTGTCGGGCAGTGTCGAGATCAGGCTCGCCGACTATCGGGACCTGCGCGGCGAAGAGTTCGACGCCATCTCCTCGATCGGTATGTTCGAACACGTCGGCTCCGAGCGCGCCGCCCAGTACTTCGACACCCTGCGCGCACTGCTGCGCCCGCGCGGACGGCTGCTCAACCACGCCATCTCCTCGCCGGGCGGCTCCATCATGCAGAATCGTTCCTTCGTCGGGCGCTATGTCTTCCCGGACGGCGAACTCGTCGATGTGGGTGAGGTCGTACTGGCCATGGAACGCGCCGGTTTCGAAGTTCGTGATGTCGAGGCCCTGCGCGAGCATTACGCGCTCACCCTTCGCAATTGGGTCGCGAATCTGGAAAGCGCTTGGGAACAGGCCGTTTCACTCGTCGGCGAAGGACGAGCACGAATTTGGCGGCTTTATATGGCGGCGTCCGCGCTGGGCTTCGAGGACGGCGGACTCGGCATCCACCAGGCACTCGGCGTGGTACCGGAAAGAACGGGGAACGCCGATATGCCCGCGACACGGCGTGCCTGGGGATAG
- a CDS encoding ArsR/SmtB family transcription factor produces the protein MKVVTLMAERADEPAPPEASLTHPVSPDPARLAAATGVFQMLADPTRLHLLWLLTHGEADVTALVEACGASRTAVSQHLAKLRFIGLVDTRKEGRRVVYRLHGGHLTRVIQEGLNHADHLITGEPPHE, from the coding sequence ATGAAAGTGGTGACCCTGATGGCCGAGCGTGCCGACGAGCCTGCGCCCCCCGAGGCCAGTCTCACCCACCCGGTGTCTCCGGACCCCGCGCGCCTCGCCGCCGCCACGGGCGTGTTCCAGATGCTGGCCGACCCGACCCGGTTGCACCTGCTGTGGCTACTCACTCATGGTGAAGCCGACGTCACCGCCCTCGTCGAAGCGTGCGGCGCCTCCCGGACCGCGGTCAGCCAGCACCTGGCCAAACTTCGCTTCATCGGCTTGGTCGACACTCGCAAAGAAGGCCGCCGCGTCGTCTACCGGCTCCACGGTGGACACCTCACTCGCGTGATCCAGGAAGGTCTCAACCACGCCGACCACCTCATCACCGGCGAACCACCACACGAATAA